A genomic stretch from Croceibacterium aestuarii includes:
- a CDS encoding winged helix-turn-helix transcriptional regulator has protein sequence MGHLHENLREVVECGLPGALEVIGDRWSFMILRAGFNGIRHFDSFQSELGIARNILSGRLHKLVENGIFSREPCEHDKRKVEYRLTAKAIDLLPALIALRQWGEKYTSKVASSPVLVDARDRLPIEPVRLHAHDGRPLQYSDLDWEEAERVGSPRES, from the coding sequence ATGGGCCACCTGCACGAGAACCTGAGAGAAGTCGTCGAATGCGGCCTGCCCGGCGCGCTCGAGGTCATCGGCGACAGGTGGAGCTTCATGATCCTGCGCGCCGGCTTCAACGGCATCCGCCACTTCGACAGCTTCCAGTCGGAACTGGGCATCGCCCGCAACATCCTTTCGGGCCGGCTCCACAAGCTGGTCGAGAATGGCATCTTCAGCCGCGAACCTTGCGAGCATGACAAGCGCAAGGTCGAGTACCGCCTGACGGCAAAGGCCATCGATCTCCTGCCGGCGCTCATCGCGCTAAGGCAGTGGGGCGAGAAGTACACCTCCAAGGTCGCATCGAGCCCCGTGCTGGTCGACGCCCGCGATCGCCTGCCGATCGAACCGGTCCGGCTGCACGCGCACGACGGCCGCCCGCTGCAGTATTCCGACCTCGATTGGGAAGAAGCCGAGCGGGTCGGTTCGCCGCGCGAGAGCTAG
- a CDS encoding response regulator, translating into MARRILVVEDDLLNRMFYCATLEQAGYAVTAVGDGALVLQEVSRVAPDLIIMDINLPHVSGLVLTERLKSQAAYRDLPILAITAYVGRAEEARIREAGAAGYLSKPVTISALLGTIDELLPTA; encoded by the coding sequence ATGGCCAGGCGTATCCTCGTCGTCGAAGACGACCTGCTCAACCGCATGTTCTATTGTGCGACGTTGGAGCAGGCCGGGTACGCCGTCACCGCGGTCGGCGACGGCGCGCTGGTGCTGCAGGAGGTCTCCCGCGTCGCGCCCGACCTCATCATCATGGACATCAACCTGCCGCATGTATCGGGTCTGGTGCTGACCGAGCGGCTCAAGTCGCAGGCCGCTTACCGCGACCTGCCGATCCTCGCCATCACGGCCTATGTCGGACGGGCGGAGGAGGCGCGGATTCGCGAGGCCGGGGCGGCGGGTTATCTTTCCAAGCCGGTTACGATCTCCGCGCTGCTGGGGACCATCGACGAGCTGCTGCCCACCGCCTGA
- a CDS encoding twin-arginine translocase TatA/TatE family subunit — protein MGSFSIWHWLVVAVVVMVLFGRGKISETMGDFGKGLSEFRKGMKDEDEDRERKLASQNPDIAPPSKVTLDQRESGGAREG, from the coding sequence ATGGGTTCGTTTTCAATCTGGCACTGGCTGGTCGTCGCCGTGGTGGTGATGGTGCTGTTCGGGCGCGGCAAGATCTCCGAGACGATGGGCGACTTCGGCAAGGGCCTGAGCGAGTTTCGCAAGGGGATGAAGGACGAAGACGAAGACCGCGAGCGCAAGCTGGCCTCGCAAAATCCGGATATCGCCCCGCCCTCGAAGGTGACGCTCGACCAGCGCGAAAGCGGCGGCGCAAGAGAGGGCTGA